CAAAAACGGTCTGTAGGTGTTTTCGGCGGCACACCTCCTCGGTACGGAGGAAGGCCGGGTTCGAATCCCGGACGGACCTTTGCAACAAATCAAATGGGCTGCTGGTCCAACGGGACGACGCCTGGCTTGCAACCAGGAAATCGGGGTTCGACTCCCCGGCGGTCCACTGCAACAAACGGGCTCATGGTCCAAAGGGAAGACATCAGGCTGGCAGTCTGACCAGTGTCTCTTGGAAATGCGGCGGATTCGATTCCCGGTGAGTCCACTGACTTCGGAAGGTAGGCGGATATGGTTGGCCGCGCCGCTCTGCTAAGGCGGTTCCCGCTCGCGGGATGAGGGTTCAAATCCCTTGCCTTCCGCTGGAAGAACGCCTCGATGGTGAAAGGGATGATCATGCCTTGCTTCTAACAAGGCGTTCCGGGTTCGAATCCTGGTCGAGGCATTTTGACAATACATATGGCGTCCGTGGTGTAGCGGTTTCTGCACGTCTGGCTGTGAACCAGAAAGTGACGGTTCGACTCCGTTCGGACACCCTGAAAGGAAGTGCGTGATGGTCGCAAAGGTACTCGACAACCCGACGCTGGTCTTGAACCGCAACTGGCAGCCGGTGAACGTGGCCACGGTGTCGCGCGCGCTGGTGCTGTTGTGGAATGAGTCGGCGCACGTCGTGGACCCGGCTGATTACCGGCTATACACGTGGGCCGATTGGTCGGACCTGCGTCCGTGCGACGGCGAGGCCTTCATCCAGGCCGTGCGGCTTAGGCTGCGCGTGCCCGAGGTGATTGTGCTGTCGGCGTACGACCGGCTGCCGAGCGCTGCCGTGAGCTTCAGCCGCCGCAACGTATTCAAGCGGGACCATTGGGCCTGCCAATACTGCGGCGAGCAGCCGGGAAGTGAGGAGTTGACGATCGACCACGTATTCCCGCGGTCGCAGGGTGGAACCTCGACCTGGGACAACTGCGTGTTGGCGTGCATCGGCTGCAACAAGCGCAAAGCTGACCGTACGCCGCACCAGGCCGGCATGCGGCTCCGCAAGGCGCCGGTCCGGCCGGCGTGGAAGCCGATCTACGCTCGCAACAGCGTGCGGATCGAAAGCTGGTCGAAGTTTATCAGCGAGACCTATTGGAACGTCCCGCTGGAAAAGTAGCGATGAGTCGCCCGCAGGGCTTGTTCCTGCGGGCCTTTACACGAGTGTGCTCCTGGGAGAGCAGCCAGTCTCCAAAGCTGGCGGACGGGGTTCGACTCCTCGCGCTCGTGCTGATGCGTCCCATGCAACTAATGGGCTTGCCGCGGCCGAACAGGCACAAAGCAAGTTGCCGGGTTGCGTCGGCACCAAAAAAGCCGACGTGGCTCGACTTAGAAAGGCGCCTGCCTTGTAAGCAGGTTGATGCTGGTGCGAATCCAGTCGTCGGCTCTTGAAGAGAATTGAATCCCGATGGTGTAGAGGATTGCATCGGACCCTCCGAAGGTCCGGGTCCTGGTTCGAGTCCAGGTCGGGATATTTTGTGACCCGTAAGTGTTTTGGAGCGCACAGCGGTTTCCTAAGCCGTAGGACCAGGTTCGACTCCTGGACGGGCCGCTTGAGCAATGAGGCCTTGCGAGTGTGCCGGATTTGCACGGCAGCGTTCGAAGCTGCAGGACGACGTTCGATTCGTCGGCAAGGTACTGAAACAAACCATGTCCTTGGGGTGTGCCGGATCAGCATACGACCCTGCGAAGGTCGAGGACCAGGTTCAATTCCTGGCAAGGACACTTTAGCGATGACGCTGGAGCCAGACGGCACGGCGACTGCCTGCAAAGCAGTTCAAAGCGGGTTCGACTCCCGCCGGCGTCTTAACGAAAGGAGAGTGCAACATGTTCCTGCGATTTGAAACGACGCTCCGTTGTCCTGAGTCGGGACAATGACTGGGCATCTTTTACGCACAGGAGTGACTGCTTCAGCACGTGTCGCTTGCCGCCGAAGAGTCTGCGCACATCCGTAGCGAGCTGCGCTGGTTTGCGCACCACCTGATAGCACCTGCACTGGACGCCCGCGACGCGAGAGCCGTGTTTTGGTTCCGCGCACGGTCTCGGCTGGTGCAGCGCGCTTGGGATCTGGTTTGGCCACTTCGGGCACAGGATGTCGGAGTACGTACGCTGCGAACTCGGCAGCCTGGTTGCATCGTTTACGACGATGAGCACCAAGTCGCCGCGATACCGCACTCGAAGCCACGACGATGAACGAGACAAACATTGCGAACCCAGGCAAATGAAATGCGTCTTTGAGAGATAGTCCAACTGCACGCCGAGACTACATCAACACCCTGTTACGGTGTGCCGAAAGGCACGATGTCTTGGCAACCCTTCGTTGGACGTTTGTTTTCCGCAGAGGAGATGATTCACGAAACAAGACGATCGACGGGCCAACTGCCGGTCGGGAATACATGACGGTCCTAAGGTAGCGAGGCCGGGCGACCGGCTAGTGAAGGGCGGCAGAGTCTCTCGTAGACAAGCGTCGCCAGTCAACGGTGGGCAACAGGTGTTGTCCATACGGACGGCCGTAACGCGAAAGCTATTTCTCGACGATTCCTCGTTGGCCTGAAGAAAACCAATTCGGCGACTGCAGGCTTGGAGTACATCGGCTCAGTCCAGCGGGGTCTGGGATTACGCAAGAGCGTGGTAGGTGGGTTCAACTCCCGTACTGAAATGCCTCTGGCCGCTCCCTCGTCGCCGTACTTAGAAACACGACCGACTGCCGACTTGGAGTACATGGTTTTAGACCCGGGGGTTGCGGGTGCAAATCCCGCCGGCGCAATTGAACGCTCGATTGCCGCGCCGTAGCTCAATAGCAGAGCACCGTAAAGGCTCTGGTCACAACTTCGTCGGTCGCCAAAACAACACTCGACTGCCCGTGTGGAGTACATGGTAATTGCAGGTTCGAATCCCGCCCGGCACCCTGGGGCAGACCTATGGTGCCGGTCTCTGACGTTCGCTTCCAAGCGATCGGCAGGGGTAACGCTCTGCGCACCACCTCGTCGAGTGTCTTTGAGCTTGTGATCGAGCCGACTGACTGAGCGGAGTACATCCACCACCTATGCCAGGGAACCGGAAATTCCCAGTACCGCGCCGCGGCGAATGTCGAGGTCAACGGTGCGGCGGCTCTGCTTGACACTTCGTCGGATCGATCACGTTTTTGAAAGGAGGGGCAATCATGGCTAACAAGTCACTATTCGCAAGCCCGAAGAGCTGGCTGCCGCGGGCTGATGCGCGCAACGAGGAGTTCGCGCCGGCCTACCGGCTGCCGCCGAAGCACGCACTGGCGCAGATTGCAGCAACCGGCTGCTTCAACGGCGCGTTCTACGCGAGCGCGGCCAATCAGCTCGACACGCTGCGCGCGCTGGTAGCGCAGGTCGACGACAACGAATACCTGGCAAAGCTGGCCATCTACGCGCGCGAGCGTGCGTTGATGAAGGACAT
This region of Pirellulales bacterium genomic DNA includes:
- a CDS encoding HNH endonuclease, which produces MVAKVLDNPTLVLNRNWQPVNVATVSRALVLLWNESAHVVDPADYRLYTWADWSDLRPCDGEAFIQAVRLRLRVPEVIVLSAYDRLPSAAVSFSRRNVFKRDHWACQYCGEQPGSEELTIDHVFPRSQGGTSTWDNCVLACIGCNKRKADRTPHQAGMRLRKAPVRPAWKPIYARNSVRIESWSKFISETYWNVPLEK